The DNA segment CCATCCGTCAGAAGTTGCGGAAACTCATGCGCGCGCCCCTTCTTGACCTGACTGGAGTCGCCCAGCGGGACGCCCAGATCGGCCAATCCTGTGGGCTTGGCGGGCGCCAGCGTCACGACTGTGCGGGTTTCTTGCAATACGGGCAAGGTCGGCTCCTTGTGGTTTTCGACGTCGGACCCGACAAATTCGAGGTCCCCGCCGCGCCACGCATTTTGCGCGCCAAATGCCGAGACGCCGCTTTCAGAACAGACGAAAAAGGCGCTATCCGAGCCGTCTGGTCGGATAGCGCCTCATTTTTCTCACCCGAAGCCAGAAAGCCTAGCCCCTCACGCCCAAGCCGCCTCGCCCAGCGTGGACAAAACGGCGCGCATCGCCTCGCGATTGCTGAGCGTGACATAGGCGTAGCCACACTCCTCCATCGCGGCTCTCGTCGCCTCGCGCATTTTCGCCAAGCGGCGACGCGACAGGCTCGGGAACATATGATGCTCGATCTGGCTGTTGAGTCCGCCGGTCAGCCAATCGAGAAAGGGCGAACTCGGCGTGTTGCGCGTCGCGCGCGCCTGCCGGTCGTAGAACCCCTTGGACTCTTTGGCGTCATAGACTTCCATGCCCGTGTGGTTGAGCACGAAGACGAAAGCGAGGATGAAGCCGCCGACGAGCTGGGCGCCGAGGAACCAGAGCCAGCCGGTCCAGGCCGGGCCGGGCGTCAGCAGGCCAGCGAGCGCGAAGCCCGACACCCAATGTGCGACGCAGAGCGACGCTTCCCACCATTGCTTGTTCTTCGCCGCGACCTCTATGCTCTGCCAGCTCCAGTTGAAGCGCGCGACCGAGAGGATCGGGAAGAACAGCGGAACCTGAAAGCGGGGCAGAAAGAAGGACAGCGCGCGTCCCAGCCCGGCGCGGCGCGCCTTGTCATTGTATGGCGCGAGCGACTTGTCCCAGACCAGCCATGGGGGGGAGTCGATATCGCCGTCGATCGGGGTGAGGCTGCCATCCTCCTCGACGCGGCAAGCGTTCGGAAAAGCATGGTGAAGCTCGTGCTTCTCGACCCACCATGTCGAGCCGAAGCCCTGGGCGAGCGCGATCAGCCGCAGCTTCAGACGCGCCTTCGTCTCGCCGCGGGGACCCCACTGGCTATGCGCGACGTCGTGCCCGAGATAGGCAGTCCGCGGATAATGCATGCCGAGAACGAGCAGTCCGACCGCCGCAGCGACGCCGCCCTGTGCGAGCAGCGTGAAAGCGAGGGCAGGGGCCGCCACCAGCTCCAGGCAGCGAAGCGCTTGTTCCCAAAAGGGCACGCTGTAGTAGCCCTGCTCATGCGCCCAGCTCCTCAACGCAGCGATACGCTGGGCCAGGCCTTTTGCGTCCGGGGCGCCGTCTGGAGCATCGAAGGTGGCCGAACTTGCATGTTGTTGGTTCAATGGAATACCCGGGTAGCACGCTCGGCTACTGTCTGAGGCCGCAGCCTCTGCCTATCGGGCGAAGACGGGGCTTTTGTCAAATTTCTTTCACGGAAGAAGGGGCCGATCGGCATCGATCCGGCTCGAAAATCGAGGCCTCCAGGCGCGGTTGACCCAAGAAAAACCGCTGTGTCGAGAATTTTTGTCGCTGGGACGCCGGCATCGCGCAGCTTGCGCCGGTCCGATGGCCGAGAGCGGCCAAGTCCCTGCTTCTGGACGCGCTCGCCGGCGGCGTTGGACGTCCGTGACAATTCAGCGGCTTGTTCTCATGCGTCGGTCCCGGGCGTCGGCCTCGAGCCACGCTCGCCGAGGCGCGACGACCTTTGGATTTTCTCGGACGCCCGATCGCTCTATAGTCACGCTCAAGGAAAGCCCGGCGGCGACAAGCTCGACCTCGTCGCGCGCCAACGCCCATGTGATCCTCGAGGAGGCGCCCGCGCCCGCCGCCGCGCAGCAGGAGAGTGCGCGCATTCGAGAGCGCCCCTGGCGCCTGCTGCCGCTTTCGGCGCGCAGCGCTCCGGCGCTGATGGCGCTGGCGCAGGCCTATGCCGAGCGCGTCGAGGCGCTGCCTTCGGTCGGCGCCTTCGCGAATGTCTGCTACACGGCCGGCGTCGGCCGCTCGCATCTCGAGCATCGCGCGGCGATCGTCGCGGAGGATCCGGCGAGCGCGGCGCGGCTGCTCACGGCGCTCGCCGAGGAGCGTCGGTCGCCCGGCGTCCACATGGGCGTCTCGGCCGATCCGCCGAAGACCGCATGGCTCTTCACCGGCCAAGGCAGCCAATATGCCGGCTACTGTAACGGCAACTCCGCCGGTCCGGTTCGATCAGCGGGGAGGCGAAACCGAGCGTGACGATCCGCGCGCTGCCCTTTCTCGGCTCCATCCCATGTTTTACCGCACCAAAATGTCCCCGCTCGCCGCGAAACGGCGATCAGTCGAGCACCACGCTCAACGTGCCGCCATAGGTTACCGGCGGCATGCCGAGGGTCACGGAGGTCGGCGTGCTTCCGCTGCCGGGCGACCAGGACATGAAAGGCACCACATTGAAGAGGTTCTTACCCCAGAATGTCAGCCTGTAGCGGTTGTCGCTGGTCTTCAAGCCGGCGCCGACGCTGAGATCGACATAGGGCCGGTTCCAATATTGCACTACCGACCACGGATTGGTCAGCTGAATCTTATCCGTGTAGG comes from the Methylosinus sp. PW1 genome and includes:
- a CDS encoding acyl-CoA desaturase, whose protein sequence is MNQQHASSATFDAPDGAPDAKGLAQRIAALRSWAHEQGYYSVPFWEQALRCLELVAAPALAFTLLAQGGVAAAVGLLVLGMHYPRTAYLGHDVAHSQWGPRGETKARLKLRLIALAQGFGSTWWVEKHELHHAFPNACRVEEDGSLTPIDGDIDSPPWLVWDKSLAPYNDKARRAGLGRALSFFLPRFQVPLFFPILSVARFNWSWQSIEVAAKNKQWWEASLCVAHWVSGFALAGLLTPGPAWTGWLWFLGAQLVGGFILAFVFVLNHTGMEVYDAKESKGFYDRQARATRNTPSSPFLDWLTGGLNSQIEHHMFPSLSRRRLAKMREATRAAMEECGYAYVTLSNREAMRAVLSTLGEAAWA